In Paenibacillus guangzhouensis, a single window of DNA contains:
- a CDS encoding ABC transporter ATP-binding protein, with product MISMQHIKLRREERQILNDITLQMNEGEHWVILGRNGSGKTTLLEMMTGYMFPSSGQIDVMGNRYGQCDIREVRKKIGYISQSLMEKLTLRDPVWEVVATGEYGFLRFYQDIPEEVVAKARGLIDEMKLGHVADNPLGTLSQGERKKIMLARALMADPQVLILDEPCAGLDLYEREKFLDQINLLKKRNIALVYVTHHLEEIVPLFTHVALIHQGKLVAAGTKESVLTPEILIQAYEVPLSLEWVDGRPWIRVQGLEVNNR from the coding sequence ATGATTTCGATGCAGCACATTAAGCTGAGACGTGAAGAACGACAAATTCTAAATGACATTACGCTTCAAATGAATGAAGGGGAGCATTGGGTGATCCTTGGACGGAACGGTTCAGGGAAGACGACACTGCTCGAAATGATGACAGGCTACATGTTCCCGAGCTCAGGCCAGATTGATGTGATGGGGAATCGATATGGCCAGTGCGATATTCGCGAGGTTCGTAAAAAAATCGGGTATATCAGTCAATCCTTGATGGAGAAATTGACGCTTCGCGATCCTGTCTGGGAAGTGGTTGCTACGGGGGAATACGGATTTCTACGGTTCTATCAGGATATTCCCGAGGAAGTCGTTGCGAAAGCCCGGGGGCTGATCGATGAAATGAAGTTAGGGCATGTCGCGGACAATCCACTTGGAACCTTATCACAAGGTGAACGGAAGAAAATCATGCTCGCACGCGCCTTAATGGCGGACCCGCAAGTCCTCATCTTGGACGAGCCATGCGCAGGGTTAGATCTGTATGAGCGAGAGAAATTCCTTGATCAGATTAACTTGTTGAAGAAAAGAAACATTGCACTTGTCTACGTCACACATCATCTGGAAGAAATCGTACCATTATTTACGCACGTCGCCTTAATCCATCAAGGAAAATTGGTAGCTGCCGGGACGAAAGAATCGGTACTTACCCCTGAAATATTAATACAAGCATACGAAGTGCCTCTTTCACTCGAATGGGTAGATGGACGGCCGTGGATTCGGGTGCAAGGCTTGGAGGTCAATAACCGTTGA
- a CDS encoding thioredoxin family protein: MKEINEQDLLDRIDHVDVYRPFGLYLYTPLCGTCKAGMRMLHVVEAMLPDVELLQINLNFSPRLVARYHVRSVPGLFLFDPKRRGEPVQVYEMRSVEHLFNIIKDVIR; the protein is encoded by the coding sequence ATGAAAGAAATCAATGAGCAAGATTTACTCGATCGAATCGATCATGTAGACGTGTACAGGCCGTTCGGTCTGTATCTATACACACCGCTTTGTGGGACGTGTAAGGCAGGAATGCGGATGCTGCATGTGGTTGAAGCAATGCTGCCGGATGTCGAGTTGCTACAGATCAATTTGAATTTCTCCCCTCGTCTCGTGGCGAGGTATCACGTACGAAGCGTCCCAGGGTTATTCTTATTCGACCCGAAGAGGAGAGGCGAACCGGTACAAGTCTACGAGATGCGGTCCGTAGAACATTTATTCAACATCATTAAGGATGTGATTCGATGA
- a CDS encoding cyclic-phosphate processing receiver domain-containing protein, whose translation MIHVFLDDIRRCPEGFVYARSAEECLLLLEEADVNILSLDHDLGINQPNGTQLVKQMVLRGLYPREIYLHTSSLSGRKTMYELFYQNKPDHVILHNGPMPQSVLTRIREAAHERNQ comes from the coding sequence ATGATACATGTATTTTTAGACGATATTCGCCGTTGTCCTGAGGGATTCGTCTATGCGCGATCGGCTGAGGAATGCCTACTGCTGCTGGAGGAAGCGGACGTCAATATTCTGTCCTTGGATCATGATCTGGGCATCAATCAGCCGAATGGGACACAGCTAGTGAAGCAAATGGTGCTTCGAGGTTTATATCCGCGAGAGATATACTTACATACCTCCAGTTTATCCGGTCGTAAGACGATGTATGAATTGTTCTATCAGAACAAACCCGATCATGTCATCCTCCATAACGGCCCGATGCCGCAATCGGTGTTGACGCGCATTCGAGAGGCTGCCCATGAAAGAAATCAATGA
- a CDS encoding Fpg/Nei family DNA glycosylase codes for MLELPELETYKKLLSEQIINKRITGVQVKEDKLINSDTAAWSKQLQGREVLFIERRGKQLLFHLDNGKRLLLNLGAAGQIQLNGLEVDEGSHANAQVMISFGDQALRLLGIRQGYIHLLSAKEADQELSNLGPELLDRKMNLEKFQTLFARKRGMLKSALVNQSFIAGLGNGYADEIAFEAALLPSAKLQDLSEESIERLYHSTMTVLHDAIEYGGMGEERLNAKDDLTGGYKSHVRVIERDGQACERCGATIQKAEVGSRKTYYCASCQKEK; via the coding sequence GTGTTAGAACTACCGGAACTAGAAACCTACAAAAAATTGCTCTCCGAGCAAATTATCAATAAACGGATCACAGGTGTGCAAGTAAAGGAAGATAAACTGATTAATAGTGATACAGCTGCTTGGTCCAAGCAATTGCAAGGGCGAGAAGTTCTGTTCATTGAGCGTCGCGGGAAGCAGCTTCTCTTTCACTTAGATAATGGAAAACGACTGCTGCTAAACCTTGGTGCAGCGGGGCAAATTCAACTCAATGGACTGGAAGTGGATGAAGGAAGCCATGCTAACGCACAAGTTATGATATCTTTTGGCGATCAGGCACTTCGTTTGCTGGGGATTCGGCAGGGGTATATCCATCTTCTCAGTGCAAAAGAAGCAGATCAAGAACTAAGTAATCTAGGTCCAGAGTTATTGGATCGTAAAATGAATCTGGAGAAGTTCCAGACGTTATTCGCTCGTAAACGTGGGATGCTTAAATCTGCGCTTGTAAATCAGTCGTTCATTGCAGGCCTCGGGAACGGTTATGCAGATGAAATTGCGTTCGAAGCAGCCTTGCTGCCTTCAGCGAAGTTACAGGATTTATCGGAGGAGAGCATAGAACGGCTGTATCACAGTACGATGACGGTCCTGCACGATGCAATTGAATATGGCGGCATGGGCGAGGAGCGTCTGAACGCGAAGGATGACCTCACGGGAGGTTATAAATCGCATGTACGTGTTATTGAGCGAGACGGTCAAGCATGCGAGCGTTGCGGTGCGACGATTCAAAAGGCAGAGGTTGGTTCTCGAAAAACGTATTATTGCGCAAGCTGTCAAAAAGAAAAGTAG
- a CDS encoding TIGR01457 family HAD-type hydrolase yields MGNSNKALLIDLDGTLYHGKHRIEGADLWIQELKSLQIPYLFVTNNSSRTPEDVAAHLAEMGIPATHADVYTSALAAAQYIQEHYPQGVRAAVIGEYGLETALREAGVEITEDQPEIVVQGIDRSFDYAKLTQAVQWIREGAAYILTNPDLLLPSDTGIMPGAGTLSAAIQAATREEPIVMGKPSKIIMNYALARLGCEPQDAIVIGDNPLTDLRAGQAAGCDTILVLTGLATEANKDQLLAQADVQPSWICKDLYEAAAVTSGRNAQ; encoded by the coding sequence ATGGGGAATTCTAACAAAGCACTATTAATTGATTTGGATGGTACATTATATCATGGGAAGCATCGTATAGAGGGTGCTGACTTATGGATTCAAGAGTTGAAATCACTTCAGATTCCTTATTTGTTCGTGACGAATAATTCATCACGTACGCCAGAGGATGTTGCTGCGCATTTAGCGGAGATGGGGATTCCAGCCACGCATGCGGACGTCTACACATCAGCATTGGCTGCGGCACAATATATTCAAGAGCATTACCCTCAAGGTGTAAGAGCAGCGGTGATCGGAGAATATGGATTAGAGACAGCACTTCGCGAAGCCGGCGTAGAGATCACGGAGGACCAACCGGAGATCGTCGTGCAAGGGATCGACCGATCTTTTGATTACGCCAAATTAACGCAAGCGGTACAATGGATTCGTGAAGGCGCTGCGTATATTCTCACCAATCCCGATCTTCTTTTGCCTTCAGATACTGGCATCATGCCGGGTGCCGGCACATTGTCAGCGGCAATCCAAGCCGCAACACGCGAGGAACCCATTGTCATGGGTAAACCTTCTAAGATTATTATGAATTACGCGCTCGCTAGGCTTGGATGTGAGCCTCAAGACGCGATTGTTATTGGAGATAATCCGCTGACGGATTTACGCGCGGGACAAGCAGCAGGCTGTGATACGATTCTCGTGTTGACGGGGCTCGCGACTGAAGCGAATAAAGACCAATTATTGGCGCAAGCGGATGTACAGCCATCGTGGATCTGTAAGGATTTGTACGAGGCGGCTGCAGTCACATCAGGCAGAAACGCGCAATAG
- a CDS encoding Gfo/Idh/MocA family protein: MKPIHFAFTGLGAIAKTHIVALRAMPVIQKSPFVPVLDTLVTRNPDGNREQALAMGFQQVTNSLDEALTNPTVHIVDICTPNAMHFTEGTAAASADKAIYFEKPLTEAYSRTEELMNHIPANTLQQVALVYRYHPAVMKMKAILQEGIIGDVLQCNCSYLRSGYLNAERPVSWRLDDTISGGGAVTDLGIHVIDLIAHLFGELTDVHGETNIFVKERPKAQGSDERVQMTVDDWASFFYTTKSGVRGTGEVSRIAWGSDRFSVQIVGTRGSITCDLEKDITPKVSMLSGATPALPVPSSLQLIPNDKTTMGVFVDSHFGALNHFLHRYIGEDAWANEGLAPTMKDAAHAEMWIDRILRSKV; this comes from the coding sequence ATGAAACCGATACATTTTGCTTTTACAGGGCTCGGTGCCATTGCCAAAACCCATATTGTCGCACTACGTGCTATGCCTGTCATTCAGAAATCTCCTTTTGTGCCTGTATTAGACACGTTAGTGACCAGAAACCCAGATGGGAATCGGGAACAAGCATTAGCTATGGGGTTTCAGCAGGTGACGAACAGTCTTGATGAGGCGCTAACGAATCCCACGGTACATATTGTCGATATTTGTACGCCGAATGCGATGCATTTTACGGAAGGGACGGCTGCTGCATCCGCTGACAAGGCTATATATTTTGAGAAACCATTAACAGAAGCGTACAGTAGAACGGAAGAGTTAATGAATCATATTCCTGCAAACACGCTTCAGCAAGTTGCACTCGTTTATCGTTATCACCCGGCTGTTATGAAGATGAAGGCGATATTGCAGGAAGGGATCATTGGCGACGTTCTCCAGTGCAATTGCTCTTACCTGCGTTCAGGATATTTGAATGCTGAGCGTCCCGTTTCATGGCGGTTAGACGATACGATATCAGGCGGCGGTGCCGTTACGGATTTGGGCATCCACGTAATTGATTTGATCGCCCATCTATTCGGGGAACTTACGGATGTACACGGAGAGACGAATATTTTCGTCAAAGAACGTCCGAAAGCACAAGGGTCAGATGAGCGCGTACAAATGACAGTGGATGATTGGGCGAGTTTCTTTTATACGACGAAAAGCGGTGTAAGAGGAACGGGTGAAGTGTCCCGTATTGCTTGGGGTTCGGATCGGTTCAGTGTGCAGATCGTTGGGACCAGAGGAAGTATCACTTGCGATCTTGAGAAAGACATTACGCCGAAAGTCTCCATGTTGTCGGGGGCGACGCCTGCGCTTCCAGTGCCCTCGAGTCTACAGCTGATTCCGAATGACAAAACAACGATGGGCGTATTCGTAGATAGTCACTTTGGTGCCTTGAATCACTTCCTGCACCGTTATATTGGCGAAGATGCATGGGCGAATGAGGGTCTTGCTCCGACGATGAAGGATGCGGCGCATGCGGAGATGTGGATCGATCGAATTCTTCGCTCGAAGGTATAA